One Odocoileus virginianus isolate 20LAN1187 ecotype Illinois unplaced genomic scaffold, Ovbor_1.2 Unplaced_Scaffold_15, whole genome shotgun sequence genomic window carries:
- the LOC139033533 gene encoding high mobility group protein B3 encodes MAKGDPKKPKGKMSAYAFFVQTCREEHKKKNPEVPVNFAEFSKKCSERWKTMSGKEKSKFDEMAKADKVRYDREMKDYGPAKGGKKKKDPNAPKRPPSGFFLFCSEFRPKIKSTNPGISIGDVAKKLGEMWNNLSDSEKQPYINKAAKLKEKYEKDVADYKSKGKFDGAKGPAKVARKKVEEEDEEEEEEDEEEEEEEEDE; translated from the coding sequence ATGGCTAAAGGTGATCCCAAAAAACCAAAGGGCAAGATGTCTGCTTATGCCTTCTTTGTGCAGACGTGCAGAGAGGAACATAAGAAGAAAAACCCAGAGGTCCCTGTCaattttgctgaattttccaagaaaTGCTCTGAGAGGTGGAAGACCATGTCCGGGAAAGAGAAGTCGAAATTTGATGAGATGGCAAAGGCGGATAAAGTGCGCTATGATCGGGAAATGAAGGATTATGGACCAGCTAAgggaggcaagaaaaagaaggacCCTAATGCCCCCAAGAGACCACCGTCTGGATTTTTCCTATTTTGCTCTGAATTCCGTCCCAAGATCAAGTCTACAAACCCTGGCATCTCTATTGGAGATGTGGCGAAGAAACTGGGCGAGATGTGGAATAACTTAAGTGACAGTGAGAAGCAGCCATACATCAACAAGGCAGCAAAGCTGAAGGAGAAGTATGAGAAGGATGTTGCAGACTATAAGTCTAAAGGGAAGTTTGATGGCGCCAAGGGTCCTGCTAAAGTTGCCCGGAAAAAGGtggaagaggaagatgaagaggaggaggaggaggacgaggaggaggaggaggaggaagaggatgaataa